In Pseudomonas hamedanensis, a single window of DNA contains:
- the asd gene encoding aspartate-semialdehyde dehydrogenase — protein sequence MKRVGLIGWRGMVGSVLMQRMLEEQDFDLIEPVFFTTSNVGGQGPSVGKDIAPLKDAYSIDELKTLDVILTCQGGDYTSEVFPKLREAGWQGYWIDAASSLRMNDDAVIILDPVNRKVIDQQLDAGTRNYIGGNCTVSLMLMGLGGLFEAGLVEWMSAMTYQAASGAGAQNMRELIKQMGATHAAVADQLADPASAILDIDRRVAEAMRSDAYPTENFGVPLAGSLIPWIDKELPNGQSREEWKAQAETNKILGRFKSPIPVDGICVRIGAMRCHSQALTIKLNKDVPIADIEGLISQHNPWVKLVPNNRDISMQELSPTKVTGTLNVPVGRLRKLNMGSQFVGAFTVGDQLLWGAAEPLRRMLRILLER from the coding sequence ATGAAACGTGTAGGTCTGATCGGTTGGCGCGGGATGGTCGGTTCCGTGCTCATGCAGCGGATGCTGGAAGAGCAGGATTTCGATCTTATCGAGCCGGTGTTTTTCACCACGTCCAATGTCGGTGGCCAAGGCCCGTCCGTGGGCAAGGACATTGCTCCGCTCAAGGACGCTTACAGCATTGACGAGCTGAAGACCCTCGACGTGATCCTGACCTGCCAGGGCGGCGACTACACCAGCGAAGTGTTCCCGAAACTGCGCGAAGCCGGCTGGCAAGGTTACTGGATCGACGCGGCGTCGAGCCTGCGCATGAACGATGACGCGGTGATCATTCTCGATCCGGTCAACCGCAAGGTCATCGATCAGCAACTCGATGCAGGCACCAGGAACTACATCGGCGGCAACTGCACCGTCAGCCTGATGCTGATGGGCCTGGGCGGTCTGTTCGAAGCCGGTCTGGTCGAGTGGATGAGCGCCATGACTTATCAGGCGGCCTCCGGTGCCGGCGCGCAGAACATGCGTGAACTGATCAAGCAGATGGGCGCGACCCACGCCGCTGTCGCCGATCAACTGGCCGACCCGGCCAGCGCGATCCTCGACATCGACCGTCGTGTAGCCGAGGCCATGCGCAGCGACGCGTACCCGACCGAGAACTTCGGTGTGCCGCTGGCCGGCAGCCTGATCCCGTGGATCGACAAGGAACTGCCGAACGGCCAGAGCCGCGAAGAGTGGAAGGCCCAGGCCGAGACCAACAAGATCCTCGGTCGCTTCAAGAGCCCGATCCCGGTCGACGGCATCTGCGTGCGCATCGGCGCCATGCGTTGCCACAGCCAGGCGCTGACCATCAAGCTGAACAAAGACGTACCGATCGCCGATATCGAAGGGCTGATCAGCCAGCACAACCCGTGGGTCAAACTGGTGCCGAACAACCGCGACATCAGCATGCAGGAGCTGAGCCCGACCAAGGTCACCGGCACCCTGAATGTACCGGTCGGTCGTTTGCGCAAGCTGAACATGGGTTCGCAATTCGTCGGTGCCTTCACCGTTGGCGACCAGCTGCTGTGGGGCGCGGCCGAACCGCTGCGCCGCATGCTGCGGATCCTGCTGGAGCGTTGA